Proteins encoded in a region of the Acidimicrobiales bacterium genome:
- a CDS encoding MerR family transcriptional regulator: MSFVETPAPPAALHGIGEAARLAGTSVRALRYYQEMGLVRPAALSPGGHRLYGPDELARVRRIRELQDLMGFNLAEIGELLRSEDRLDSLRDAYHRDDDPEHRLRIATEARAVLEELDGRVEAKLRRLEEFRAEIAERRARVDAALRSRP, translated from the coding sequence GTGAGCTTTGTGGAGACCCCGGCGCCCCCCGCCGCCCTGCATGGCATCGGGGAGGCCGCCCGCCTGGCCGGGACCTCGGTACGGGCCCTGCGCTACTACCAGGAGATGGGCCTGGTCCGGCCCGCCGCCCTCAGCCCCGGCGGCCACCGCCTCTACGGCCCGGACGAGCTGGCCCGGGTGCGGCGGATCCGGGAGCTCCAGGACCTGATGGGCTTCAACCTGGCCGAGATCGGCGAGCTGCTCCGGAGCGAGGACCGCCTCGACTCGCTGCGGGACGCGTACCACCGGGACGACGATCCCGAGCACCGGCTGCGGATCGCCACCGAGGCCCGGGCCGTGCTCGAGGAGCTGGACGGCCGGGTCGAGGCCAAGTTGCGCCGGCTGGAGGAGTTCAGGGCCGAGATCGCCGAGCGCCGGGCCCGGGTCGACGCCGCGCTGAGGTCCCGGCCGTGA